In Halapricum desulfuricans, a single window of DNA contains:
- a CDS encoding TIGR00341 family protein has protein sequence MRLLQVTIPTGKRQAIERALEDEGVDYVLTDEASHREYTAVAYVPLPTNAVEPVLQRLRDAGLDDQAYTVIVEANTVISRRFEALQEEYAEEVDEERIAREELTSKAEGLAPSMNNYVVLTVVSAVIATAGLLLDSPAVIVGSMVIAPLIGPAMAASVGTVVDDDELFRRGVLLQFVGLGLAVASAAVFAWVARTANLVPPGLAIADVPAIRERLLPDFLSLAVAIGAGIAGVISLSAGVSTALVGVMIAVALIPPAATVGIGIAWGDPWISLPAAVLTLVNVLSINFVALAVLWYRGYRPSEWLYQVDARRTTIRRVAVLVAGIAVLSVFLGGITYDSYQRSTTENAIRADVDDVLDERPTATLLDVDIERSEDTIFRDTERVVVTVGLPPGESEPSLATTIDDRLDRTVGRDIETEVRYVGVEIAQ, from the coding sequence GTGCGACTCCTGCAGGTGACCATCCCCACTGGGAAACGCCAGGCCATCGAGCGGGCGCTGGAAGACGAGGGCGTCGACTACGTGCTGACCGACGAGGCGAGCCACCGGGAATACACCGCCGTCGCATACGTCCCGCTCCCGACGAACGCCGTCGAGCCCGTTCTGCAGCGACTCCGGGACGCTGGACTCGACGATCAGGCCTACACGGTAATCGTCGAGGCCAACACGGTCATTTCGCGTCGGTTCGAGGCGCTGCAAGAGGAGTACGCCGAAGAGGTAGACGAGGAGCGGATCGCCCGCGAGGAACTCACCTCCAAGGCCGAAGGGCTCGCACCGAGCATGAACAACTACGTTGTCCTCACGGTCGTCAGCGCGGTCATCGCCACCGCCGGGCTCCTGCTGGATTCGCCGGCCGTCATCGTCGGCTCGATGGTGATCGCGCCGCTGATCGGCCCCGCAATGGCCGCCAGCGTCGGGACAGTCGTCGACGACGACGAGCTCTTCCGGCGAGGCGTTCTCCTGCAGTTCGTCGGACTCGGCCTCGCGGTAGCGAGCGCCGCTGTCTTTGCCTGGGTCGCCCGGACGGCGAATCTGGTTCCGCCGGGACTGGCCATCGCTGACGTGCCGGCGATCCGCGAGCGACTGTTGCCGGACTTCCTGTCGCTCGCGGTCGCGATCGGCGCGGGGATCGCTGGCGTTATCAGCCTCTCGGCGGGCGTCTCGACCGCGCTGGTCGGCGTGATGATCGCCGTCGCGCTCATTCCACCGGCGGCGACGGTCGGCATCGGGATCGCCTGGGGCGACCCGTGGATCAGCCTGCCCGCCGCCGTGTTGACGCTTGTGAACGTCCTCTCGATCAACTTCGTCGCGCTGGCGGTGCTGTGGTATCGCGGCTACCGGCCCAGCGAGTGGCTGTATCAGGTGGACGCCCGGCGGACGACGATCCGCCGCGTCGCGGTGCTGGTCGCCGGAATCGCCGTCCTCTCGGTGTTCCTGGGCGGGATTACCTACGACTCCTACCAGCGCTCGACGACCGAGAATGCGATCCGGGCCGACGTCGATGACGTCCTCGACGAACGCCCGACTGCGACGCTACTCGACGTCGATATCGAACGGTCCGAGGACACGATCTTCCGTGACACCGAACGGGTCGTCGTCACGGTCGGCTTGCCACCGGGCGAGAGCGAACCAAGCCTCGCAACGACGATCGACGACCGTCTCGACCGGACCGTCGGCCGCGACATCGAGACGGAAGTCAGGTACGTGGGCGTCGAGATCGCCCAGTAG
- the ftsY gene encoding signal recognition particle-docking protein FtsY, whose protein sequence is MFDGLKEKLGRFSSDVEEDVDEDAVEEDAEATEQAAGENPGGVEEDRDGSPASGTVEQAADAETAEREPTREDAAGDGSADSERVDRPSEPDREPTADTKSETTGDEETPAQADEDDDGAPASQSGEDADDTSEDVDRGLAEKAKLFATGKTVIDEDDLEGHLDDLEIALLQSDVEMDVAQEILEGVKANLTGETRRRLESTGNIVRDALREALYDVISVGQFDFERRIAEAEKPIVIVFTGVNGVGKTTSIAKLSHYLEQEEYSSVLANGDTYRAGANEQLREHAENLDRTFISHEQGSDPTAVIYDAVEYAEANDVDVVLGDTAGRLHTSDDLMAQLEKIDRVIEPDMTLFVDEAVAGQDAVNRAREFDAAAEIDGTILTKADADPQGGAAISIAHVTGKPILFLGTGQDYDDLERFNPETIVDRLLDE, encoded by the coding sequence ATGTTCGACGGACTGAAGGAGAAACTCGGGCGTTTCAGCAGTGACGTCGAAGAAGACGTCGATGAGGACGCGGTCGAGGAAGACGCCGAAGCAACCGAGCAAGCGGCGGGCGAGAATCCGGGGGGCGTCGAGGAAGACCGCGACGGGAGTCCGGCTTCGGGGACTGTCGAGCAAGCCGCGGATGCCGAAACCGCCGAGAGAGAGCCTACCCGCGAGGACGCGGCCGGCGACGGGTCAGCCGACAGCGAGCGCGTGGATCGCCCGTCGGAACCCGACCGCGAGCCGACAGCGGACACCAAGTCCGAAACGACGGGCGACGAGGAGACGCCCGCACAGGCGGATGAAGACGACGATGGCGCGCCAGCGTCGCAATCGGGCGAGGATGCGGACGACACGAGCGAGGATGTGGACCGTGGCCTGGCCGAGAAGGCGAAGCTGTTCGCGACCGGCAAGACGGTCATCGACGAGGACGACCTGGAGGGCCACCTCGACGATCTGGAGATCGCATTGCTCCAGAGTGACGTCGAGATGGACGTCGCCCAGGAGATCCTCGAGGGCGTGAAGGCCAACCTCACGGGCGAGACCCGCAGACGGCTCGAATCGACCGGGAACATCGTCCGGGACGCGCTGCGCGAAGCGCTGTACGACGTGATCAGCGTCGGCCAGTTCGACTTCGAACGGCGGATCGCCGAGGCCGAGAAGCCGATCGTGATCGTCTTCACCGGCGTCAACGGCGTCGGGAAGACGACCTCGATCGCCAAGCTCAGCCACTATCTCGAACAAGAGGAGTATTCGTCGGTGCTGGCGAACGGCGACACCTACCGCGCCGGCGCGAACGAACAACTGCGCGAGCACGCCGAGAACCTGGATCGGACGTTCATCTCCCACGAGCAAGGCTCGGACCCGACCGCGGTCATCTACGACGCCGTTGAGTACGCCGAAGCCAACGACGTGGATGTCGTGCTCGGCGATACGGCCGGTCGGCTTCACACCAGCGACGACCTGATGGCCCAGCTGGAGAAGATCGACCGCGTGATCGAGCCCGACATGACGCTGTTCGTCGACGAGGCCGTCGCCGGACAGGACGCCGTCAACCGGGCCAGGGAGTTCGACGCCGCCGCCGAGATCGACGGGACGATCCTGACGAAAGCCGACGCCGATCCGCAGGGCGGTGCGGCGATATCGATCGCTCACGTGACCGGCAAGCCGATCCTCTTTCTGGGGACCGGCCAGGACTACGACGATCTCGAGCGGTTCAATCCCGAGACGATCGTCGATCGGCTCCTCGACGAGTGA
- the pfdA gene encoding prefoldin subunit alpha — MSLGGGGGQMQEITQAIEALEEEKEELEGDIEDLQTEKAETDEAIEAIETLETGSTVQVPLGGGAYVRAEIQDIDEVIVGLGADYAAEQEQDDAIDTLETKKDAIDDRIEDVREEISEVESESEQLEQRAQQLQQQQMQQMQQMQQQQDE, encoded by the coding sequence ATGAGCCTCGGTGGTGGCGGCGGCCAGATGCAGGAGATCACCCAGGCGATCGAAGCGCTCGAAGAAGAAAAGGAGGAACTGGAAGGCGACATCGAGGACCTCCAGACCGAAAAGGCCGAGACCGACGAGGCGATCGAGGCGATCGAGACCCTCGAGACCGGCTCGACGGTGCAGGTCCCGCTCGGCGGCGGCGCGTACGTCCGCGCGGAGATTCAGGACATCGACGAGGTCATCGTCGGGCTCGGCGCGGACTACGCCGCCGAGCAGGAGCAGGACGACGCCATCGACACCCTGGAGACGAAAAAGGACGCCATCGACGACCGGATCGAAGACGTGCGCGAGGAGATCTCGGAGGTCGAATCCGAGAGCGAACAGCTCGAACAGCGCGCCCAGCAACTCCAGCAACAGCAGATGCAGCAGATGCAGCAGATGCAGCAACAGCAAGACGAGTAG
- the rpl18a gene encoding 50S ribosomal protein L18Ae, which produces MSTFTVQGSFQARDGQQNFETEIEAPNEDVAVERTYAEFGSKHALKRTQIDISEVQA; this is translated from the coding sequence ATGAGCACGTTCACTGTTCAGGGATCGTTCCAGGCGCGGGACGGTCAGCAGAACTTCGAGACGGAGATCGAGGCACCGAACGAGGACGTCGCAGTCGAGCGAACCTACGCCGAGTTCGGGTCCAAGCACGCGCTGAAACGCACCCAGATCGATATCTCGGAGGTGCAGGCATGA
- a CDS encoding chemotaxis protein CheW — protein sequence MSLQARESDDPTVEELQVLEFGLNGQRYCVEIETIAEIVDEEPLTAVPDSDPHVVGVMNLRDETTTIVDPKIVFDLERDDNERRIVIFDDGTDEQFGWLVDTVHRVSTFRRSDVEQQDDSRTVRGLVNRDDGFLIWVDPAVINRGSA from the coding sequence GTGTCGCTGCAAGCACGTGAGTCGGACGACCCGACGGTCGAAGAACTGCAGGTGCTGGAGTTCGGACTGAACGGCCAGCGCTACTGTGTCGAGATCGAGACGATCGCCGAGATCGTCGACGAGGAGCCACTGACGGCGGTGCCGGACAGCGATCCCCACGTCGTCGGTGTGATGAACCTCCGTGACGAGACGACGACGATCGTCGACCCGAAAATCGTTTTCGACCTTGAGCGGGACGACAACGAGCGCCGGATCGTCATCTTCGACGACGGGACCGACGAGCAGTTCGGCTGGCTCGTCGATACCGTCCACCGCGTCAGCACGTTTCGTCGATCCGACGTCGAACAGCAGGACGACTCCCGGACCGTCCGGGGGTTGGTCAACCGCGACGACGGATTTCTCATCTGGGTCGACCCGGCGGTGATCAACCGCGGTTCGGCGTAG
- a CDS encoding methyl-accepting chemotaxis protein, producing MTLTDRLSAWLGAKQRDGDDQSERPETDSETSAGPNRTTDGDSIDETDSLDAEASDGDSGTSAEPTAEPELTVGTPTESDTRPVESDGGTVSNDEQLAYTDEPERPAEPDRPEIEIVLEDDPDQLYDTSGSAQRVIDENLNVVKQNRVMTEWTGVDADQQHDELKCMNQMSGRFCGTKDCTLRQLMDQGKQRVEVEIEKELPNGETKQTLLVSEQITNERGEVVGITESFKDISNVKAAAEEVADSMQELRRNADDVAQSSDEISSTAERMAESMDEVTGEVGNVSASVEEVASSAEEVAATSEQAETRAEDGYERAEGAIEEMEGIDTATREVTEDLDDLQQRVDEIDEIVEVINDIADQTNLLALNANIEAARAGEEGEGFAVVANEVKSLAEDAQSNAEKIESMIAGIKEDTDETAESLTQANRQVESGIEQVQATMEALDEILDATQEASRGIGEVAEATDDQAASAEEVASLVDQVAEQAREVSDEIENIYAANEEQAQMVQSLESAVDRLEQGD from the coding sequence ATGACGCTCACAGACCGACTCTCTGCGTGGCTCGGTGCGAAGCAACGTGACGGAGACGACCAATCAGAACGGCCTGAGACGGATAGCGAGACGTCGGCGGGCCCGAATCGGACGACTGACGGGGACTCGATCGACGAGACCGACTCGCTCGACGCCGAAGCGTCGGACGGGGATTCCGGTACGTCTGCCGAACCGACGGCGGAGCCGGAACTGACAGTCGGGACGCCGACTGAATCCGACACGCGTCCCGTCGAATCCGACGGGGGGACAGTCAGCAACGACGAGCAACTGGCCTACACAGACGAGCCCGAGCGACCGGCCGAACCGGACCGCCCGGAGATCGAGATCGTGCTGGAGGACGACCCCGACCAGTTGTACGACACCTCGGGGTCGGCACAGCGCGTCATCGACGAGAACCTGAACGTCGTCAAGCAGAACCGCGTGATGACCGAATGGACCGGCGTCGACGCCGACCAGCAGCACGACGAGCTCAAGTGCATGAACCAGATGTCGGGGAGATTCTGCGGGACCAAAGACTGCACGCTCCGGCAATTGATGGACCAGGGCAAACAGCGCGTCGAGGTGGAGATTGAGAAGGAACTGCCCAACGGCGAGACGAAACAGACGCTGCTGGTCTCCGAACAAATCACCAACGAGCGGGGCGAAGTCGTCGGGATCACCGAGAGCTTCAAGGACATCTCGAACGTCAAGGCCGCGGCCGAAGAAGTCGCAGACTCGATGCAGGAGTTGCGCCGGAACGCCGACGACGTCGCCCAGAGTTCCGACGAGATCAGTTCGACAGCCGAGCGGATGGCCGAGTCGATGGACGAGGTCACCGGCGAAGTCGGCAACGTCAGCGCCTCCGTCGAGGAGGTCGCCTCAAGCGCCGAGGAAGTCGCGGCGACCAGCGAGCAGGCCGAAACACGTGCCGAAGACGGCTACGAGCGTGCCGAGGGGGCGATCGAGGAGATGGAAGGTATCGACACGGCGACCAGAGAGGTGACCGAAGACTTGGACGACCTCCAGCAGCGGGTCGACGAAATCGACGAAATCGTCGAGGTGATCAACGACATCGCCGACCAGACGAACCTGCTGGCGCTGAACGCCAACATCGAGGCGGCTCGCGCCGGCGAGGAGGGCGAGGGCTTCGCCGTCGTTGCCAACGAGGTCAAGAGCCTCGCCGAGGACGCCCAGTCGAACGCCGAGAAGATCGAGTCGATGATCGCGGGAATCAAGGAAGACACCGACGAGACTGCCGAGAGTCTGACACAGGCCAACCGACAGGTTGAATCCGGGATCGAGCAGGTACAGGCGACGATGGAGGCGCTTGATGAGATCCTCGACGCCACCCAGGAGGCGTCCCGCGGGATCGGCGAAGTCGCCGAAGCGACCGACGACCAGGCCGCAAGCGCCGAGGAAGTCGCCTCATTGGTCGATCAGGTGGCCGAACAAGCCAGGGAAGTGTCCGACGAAATCGAGAACATCTACGCCGCGAACGAAGAACAGGCACAGATGGTACAGAGCCTCGAGTCAGCGGTCGATCGACTCGAACAGGGTGACTGA
- a CDS encoding GAF domain-containing protein, producing the protein MLVTERTTATQLRTALDATAVVETDATAALNRLDGGGFDCVVCDYDLEGASGIELLAAARQRDPTLSFVVRAGDREAHVRTVLAEDESTTILGADGVDAVEAVQQVCQPRGVTATRSAQSATRWQALERVNEATRQFLGAATAGEIATIAVEAARDAFETDLVSIWYVTDDRDALRLETATRPLRDLLSTAGEPPFVHERGDRVWEAFEDAGPHVLANLEPEDLAAAVPVQTALVAALGSHGIVSIARRDDHAFGDAERDLARILARSARAALDRLDRKRELTQNRDLLERAQRLADVGAWEYDGSGTIHLTAQTRRLSDLPLEGPVSFDDGLAVYHPEDRDRIETAVDRALEFGIGFDYRVRIVRDDGVRRVRVVGEPVFESGTVDTVRGALLDVTSAYRQRRQLERNERALRRLHELVADTRLSFDERIEAMLEVGVERAGLAAGYLTSVDDETVEISHLVGDAPGLHEGACLPLAETFCRKVTDREAVISIYDAPAQGFAEDPAYRRFELDSYVGAPFFLGDELRGTLCFVDPEPRDRPFPEIQRTFIRLLVQQVAALFERRRRREQLQALHKATQSLFAAETTDEIPSLTIQSVEAVADSFPVAFYRWDEDSGTLVLADDTAPSTAGAQRPEQIQPGDDPVWTTFVRNDPTLEPLQIERETADSGFVVPIQDFGVLVADQAAESPETVFGHAFLQTLARSVAAALETVRQNEQLQSYTERLERRNDQLERLRRINAIVRDTQRTLVEADSRSAIETAVCENLTAIEHWELAWIGAPDHPGRSFTVRASSGPEAKSLAAASDFDGQGSIAHAAFDQQRIVERSRLLAADGPEPWRRTAIEQGHQSAISIPISYESRAYGVLEIYADRPGAFSDSERSVLAELGTTIAYAIAAVEQRQALRADSHVVLECSMPTDGEWLLELAATLETDLCVTHVVPRTDGGYLAYARTDEPDRVATVLGTLPVVDRANEFGANTAERVEFGFRSSQLLDVLATYDARLDQFVVDGQANALRVRLPRPDQVRAFVEHLRQHYPESTVRAQRAVEEPVVSSLPGVFESLTDRQREVVSVAHQRGFFAWPRESSGEAVAEALGIAPATFHEHVRAVEQRVFEALFGPRE; encoded by the coding sequence TTGCTGGTCACCGAACGGACGACAGCGACACAGCTTCGGACGGCGCTCGACGCGACGGCGGTCGTCGAGACGGACGCGACGGCCGCGCTCAACCGACTCGACGGCGGGGGATTCGACTGTGTGGTCTGTGACTACGATCTGGAAGGGGCAAGCGGAATCGAGTTGCTCGCAGCCGCACGGCAGCGGGATCCGACGCTCTCGTTCGTCGTCCGCGCCGGCGACCGTGAAGCCCATGTCCGGACAGTACTGGCCGAAGACGAGTCGACGACGATACTTGGAGCCGACGGCGTCGACGCCGTCGAAGCCGTCCAGCAGGTGTGTCAGCCGCGGGGCGTGACCGCTACCCGGTCGGCACAGTCCGCGACGCGCTGGCAGGCGCTCGAACGGGTGAACGAGGCAACACGGCAGTTTCTCGGCGCCGCGACGGCGGGAGAGATCGCGACGATCGCCGTCGAGGCGGCCCGCGACGCCTTCGAGACGGATCTGGTGTCGATCTGGTACGTGACCGACGACCGCGACGCGCTCCGACTGGAGACGGCGACCCGGCCGCTGCGGGACCTGCTTTCGACTGCCGGCGAGCCGCCGTTCGTCCACGAGCGCGGCGACCGCGTCTGGGAGGCGTTCGAAGACGCCGGGCCGCACGTGCTCGCGAACCTCGAACCCGAGGACCTCGCCGCCGCCGTCCCGGTTCAGACGGCACTGGTCGCGGCGCTCGGCTCACACGGGATCGTCTCGATCGCGAGGCGCGACGACCACGCGTTCGGGGACGCGGAACGCGATCTCGCGCGCATCCTCGCCCGGAGCGCCCGGGCCGCTCTCGACCGACTCGACCGGAAACGCGAGCTCACGCAGAACCGCGACCTGCTCGAACGCGCCCAGCGCCTCGCGGACGTCGGCGCGTGGGAGTACGACGGCTCCGGGACGATCCATCTCACGGCCCAGACGCGACGGCTCAGTGATCTCCCCCTGGAGGGACCTGTCTCGTTCGACGACGGGCTGGCCGTGTATCACCCCGAGGACCGCGACAGGATCGAGACTGCAGTCGATCGGGCCCTGGAGTTCGGGATCGGCTTCGACTATCGGGTGCGGATCGTCAGAGACGACGGCGTGCGACGGGTACGGGTGGTCGGCGAACCCGTCTTCGAGAGTGGGACTGTCGATACCGTACGTGGCGCACTGCTCGATGTCACCTCCGCGTACCGCCAGCGCCGGCAACTGGAACGTAACGAACGCGCGCTGCGTCGGTTGCACGAACTGGTCGCGGATACGCGCCTCTCGTTCGACGAGCGGATCGAGGCGATGCTCGAGGTCGGCGTCGAACGTGCGGGGCTCGCCGCGGGCTATCTCACGTCGGTCGACGACGAGACGGTCGAGATCTCGCATCTCGTCGGCGACGCGCCGGGACTTCACGAGGGAGCGTGCCTCCCGCTGGCGGAGACCTTCTGCCGGAAGGTCACCGATCGCGAAGCGGTCATCAGCATCTACGACGCGCCGGCCCAGGGGTTCGCCGAGGATCCGGCGTACCGTCGGTTCGAACTCGATTCGTACGTCGGAGCGCCGTTTTTCCTCGGCGACGAACTCCGCGGGACGCTGTGTTTCGTCGATCCCGAGCCGCGCGATCGGCCGTTCCCCGAGATCCAGCGGACATTCATCCGACTGCTCGTCCAGCAGGTCGCCGCGCTGTTCGAGCGCCGTCGTCGACGCGAGCAGTTGCAGGCGCTCCACAAGGCTACCCAGTCACTGTTTGCGGCCGAGACGACCGACGAGATCCCGTCGCTGACGATCCAATCGGTCGAGGCCGTCGCCGATTCGTTCCCCGTGGCGTTCTATCGCTGGGACGAAGACAGCGGGACGCTCGTGCTGGCCGACGACACTGCGCCCTCTACGGCGGGAGCCCAGCGACCGGAACAGATCCAGCCCGGTGACGATCCGGTCTGGACGACCTTCGTCCGCAACGATCCGACACTCGAACCGCTTCAGATCGAGCGCGAAACGGCAGACAGTGGGTTCGTCGTTCCGATTCAGGACTTCGGCGTCCTCGTCGCGGATCAGGCCGCCGAGTCGCCCGAAACAGTGTTCGGACACGCGTTTCTCCAGACGCTGGCCCGGAGCGTCGCCGCCGCCCTCGAGACGGTTCGACAGAACGAGCAACTGCAGTCCTACACCGAGCGTCTGGAGCGACGCAACGACCAGCTCGAACGGCTCAGGCGGATCAACGCGATCGTGCGCGACACCCAGCGGACGCTCGTCGAGGCCGACTCGCGGTCAGCGATCGAGACGGCCGTCTGTGAGAACCTCACGGCGATCGAACACTGGGAGCTGGCCTGGATCGGCGCGCCGGACCACCCCGGACGCTCGTTCACCGTCCGAGCCAGCTCCGGGCCGGAGGCGAAGTCGCTCGCCGCGGCCAGCGACTTCGACGGACAGGGCTCGATCGCGCACGCGGCGTTCGACCAGCAGCGGATCGTCGAGCGATCGCGGCTGCTCGCCGCCGATGGACCGGAACCCTGGCGTCGCACTGCCATCGAACAGGGCCATCAGTCGGCGATCAGCATCCCCATCAGCTACGAGTCGAGAGCGTACGGCGTCCTCGAGATCTACGCCGACAGGCCAGGGGCGTTCTCCGACAGCGAGCGGAGCGTGCTCGCCGAGCTCGGGACGACGATCGCGTACGCGATCGCCGCCGTCGAACAGCGACAGGCCCTGCGTGCAGACAGCCACGTCGTACTCGAGTGCTCGATGCCGACCGATGGCGAGTGGCTCCTCGAACTCGCCGCGACGCTGGAAACCGACCTCTGCGTCACCCACGTCGTCCCCCGAACCGACGGAGGCTATCTCGCGTACGCGAGAACGGACGAACCGGACCGGGTGGCGACGGTGCTCGGGACGCTCCCCGTTGTTGACCGGGCAAACGAGTTCGGGGCGAACACCGCGGAGCGCGTCGAGTTCGGCTTCCGGTCCAGCCAGTTGCTTGACGTGCTGGCGACCTACGACGCGCGGCTGGACCAGTTCGTCGTCGACGGGCAGGCGAACGCCCTTCGCGTCCGGTTGCCCCGCCCGGATCAGGTCCGTGCGTTCGTCGAGCACCTCCGGCAACACTACCCCGAATCGACGGTCCGGGCACAGCGCGCGGTCGAAGAACCGGTCGTGTCGTCGCTCCCCGGCGTCTTCGAGAGCCTGACCGATCGCCAGCGCGAGGTCGTCTCTGTCGCTCACCAGCGCGGGTTCTTCGCGTGGCCGCGCGAGAGCAGCGGCGAGGCCGTCGCGGAGGCGCTCGGGATCGCCCCCGCGACGTTTCACGAGCACGTCCGCGCCGTCGAACAGCGCGTCTTCGAGGCGCTGTTCGGGCCGCGAGAGTGA
- a CDS encoding hemolysin family protein gives MNSVELTIRLIAGVFLILTNGFFVAIEFALTRARQFDKSEFIGDGHPGLERAWEMTQDLELYLTTCQVGITASSIAVGIVAEPALAAIFEPLFENTVLASVGSGAIIAFLIINLVHLTHGEQTPTYLGVERSRFVSRYGARPLYWFHFAISPIITFGDWIAKGTLKLFGIEMTGAWLETEQDVIESRADLRNELGSVLDEGDLSEERREEVMNALQIGEQPVREVMVPAEDIVALSTDVETEENFRRMEERPHTRYPLIGDGLTDFRGIVYSPILSRHREELTGGELDFTDVAAPTMTLSPDTDVSDAIDQFQAENQELALVIEDGNVVGMVTVTDLLEAIMGDIDDPIDVTHPDDRTSARSP, from the coding sequence ATAAATTCAGTTGAACTGACGATTCGCCTGATCGCAGGTGTGTTCTTGATCCTGACGAACGGGTTTTTCGTCGCGATCGAGTTCGCGCTCACTCGGGCGCGCCAGTTCGACAAGTCGGAGTTTATCGGCGACGGCCATCCCGGGCTGGAACGGGCGTGGGAGATGACACAGGACCTCGAACTGTATCTCACGACCTGCCAGGTCGGGATCACCGCTTCGAGCATCGCGGTCGGGATCGTCGCCGAGCCCGCACTGGCTGCCATCTTCGAGCCGCTGTTCGAGAACACGGTGCTGGCGTCGGTCGGCTCGGGCGCGATCATCGCGTTCCTGATCATCAATCTCGTCCATCTGACTCACGGCGAACAGACGCCAACGTACCTCGGTGTCGAACGGTCCCGGTTCGTCTCCCGGTACGGCGCGCGACCGCTGTACTGGTTCCACTTCGCGATCTCGCCGATCATCACGTTCGGCGACTGGATCGCGAAGGGGACGCTCAAGCTGTTCGGCATCGAGATGACAGGCGCGTGGCTCGAGACTGAACAGGACGTCATCGAGTCCCGTGCGGACCTTCGGAACGAACTCGGTTCCGTACTCGACGAGGGCGACCTCTCCGAGGAGCGGCGCGAAGAGGTGATGAACGCCCTCCAGATCGGCGAACAGCCTGTCAGAGAGGTGATGGTCCCGGCCGAGGACATCGTCGCACTCTCGACGGACGTCGAGACGGAGGAGAACTTCCGGCGCATGGAGGAACGACCGCACACGCGCTATCCGCTGATCGGCGACGGCCTGACCGACTTCCGGGGCATCGTCTACTCGCCGATCCTCTCGCGACACCGCGAGGAACTCACCGGCGGCGAGCTCGATTTCACCGACGTCGCCGCGCCGACGATGACGCTCTCGCCGGACACCGACGTCAGCGACGCGATCGACCAGTTCCAGGCCGAAAACCAGGAACTCGCGCTGGTCATCGAGGACGGTAACGTGGTAGGGATGGTGACCGTGACCGACCTGCTCGAGGCGATCATGGGCGACATCGACGATCCGATCGACGTGACACACCCCGATGACCGGACCTCGGCGCGCTCGCCGTGA
- a CDS encoding tetratricopeptide repeat protein: MTDDDRRDHDFSEGQGFDDPYEGFDLDPPELDVDPDRIDPVDSRALADMLDERNVGPEQVDSEQLLDVGMSYMGINRHEQAVDTFERAARFTDDDGLKQEAWVNKGVAHAQLEEYDEAIGAYREALRIDDESEHAAAAETNLAYALWEAGRSEQALEHAERAVELDERSGQAWYNRGFFLLERGLVEEALTAFDNATRLGFRNAEVLEEKARALEEAGEHDRAEEVAEEAEQLRAKEQEKLME, translated from the coding sequence ATGACTGACGACGACCGCCGCGATCACGACTTCTCGGAGGGGCAGGGGTTCGACGACCCCTACGAAGGGTTCGACCTCGATCCCCCCGAACTCGACGTCGATCCCGACCGGATCGATCCCGTCGACAGCCGGGCCCTCGCGGACATGCTCGACGAGCGCAACGTCGGCCCCGAGCAGGTCGACTCCGAGCAACTGCTTGACGTCGGGATGAGTTACATGGGCATCAACCGCCACGAACAGGCGGTCGACACCTTCGAACGAGCCGCCCGCTTCACTGACGACGACGGCCTCAAACAGGAGGCGTGGGTGAACAAGGGCGTCGCACACGCCCAGCTCGAGGAGTACGACGAGGCGATCGGTGCCTACAGGGAGGCGTTGCGGATCGACGACGAGTCCGAACACGCCGCCGCCGCGGAGACGAACCTGGCATACGCGCTCTGGGAGGCCGGGCGGAGCGAGCAGGCGCTCGAACACGCCGAACGCGCCGTCGAACTCGACGAGCGCTCCGGTCAGGCGTGGTACAACCGCGGGTTCTTCCTGCTGGAGCGGGGCCTCGTCGAGGAGGCGCTGACCGCCTTCGACAACGCCACTCGCCTCGGGTTCAGGAACGCGGAGGTCCTCGAAGAGAAGGCCCGAGCGCTCGAGGAGGCCGGCGAGCACGACCGCGCCGAGGAAGTCGCCGAGGAGGCCGAACAGTTGCGCGCCAAAGAGCAAGAGAAACTCATGGAGTGA
- a CDS encoding DUF424 domain-containing protein codes for MLLSERDTQEGLLVAVCDADVLGETFENGDVSLTVSEEFYDGEPADPDTVASSLARCSTANLVGETAVELAIEEGFVDENHVMDLDGTRHAQLLWL; via the coding sequence CTGCTGTTGTCCGAGCGTGACACACAGGAGGGGCTGCTCGTGGCCGTCTGTGACGCCGACGTCCTCGGAGAGACCTTCGAGAACGGCGACGTCTCGCTGACCGTCTCCGAGGAGTTCTACGACGGCGAGCCGGCCGACCCCGACACGGTCGCGTCGAGTCTCGCACGCTGTTCGACCGCGAACCTCGTCGGCGAGACTGCCGTCGAACTGGCCATCGAGGAGGGATTCGTCGACGAGAACCACGTCATGGATCTGGACGGGACCCGCCACGCACAACTCCTGTGGCTGTAG